From one Desulfobaccales bacterium genomic stretch:
- the mtnA gene encoding S-methyl-5-thioribose-1-phosphate isomerase: MTPGPLTQELRKGFGMIPYCSICWQDNRVRLLDQRRLPQEEVYLETADYREVIEAIRTLAIRGAPAIGVAAAMAAALGALEITTDDPGEFQARFQEILREIAKARPTAVNLFWALERMERVAKAHAGEPVAALKERLVHEAQAILKEDDTINRHLAAHGQVLIPEGGRVLTHCNTGALATGAYGTALGVLRAAWEAGRRFSVWVDETRPLLQGARLTTWELGKIGIPYTLIPDGAAAFLMQKKQVDLVIVGADRIAGNGDTANKIGTYGLAVLARYHGVPFYVAAPLSTFDFALADGSQIPVEEREPDEVTCLWGQPVAPPGAPALNLAFDVTPNELISGIITERGIATPPYPSSLKPWKRSQG, translated from the coding sequence ATGACCCCTGGCCCCCTCACCCAGGAACTCAGAAAAGGATTCGGCATGATCCCCTACTGCAGCATCTGCTGGCAGGATAACCGGGTGCGCCTCCTGGACCAGCGCCGCCTGCCCCAGGAAGAAGTGTACCTGGAAACCGCGGATTACCGGGAGGTCATCGAGGCCATCCGCACCCTGGCCATCCGGGGGGCGCCGGCCATCGGGGTAGCCGCGGCCATGGCCGCGGCGCTGGGCGCCCTGGAGATCACCACCGACGACCCGGGGGAGTTTCAGGCCCGGTTTCAGGAGATCCTGCGGGAGATCGCCAAGGCCCGGCCCACCGCGGTGAATCTCTTCTGGGCCCTGGAGCGCATGGAACGGGTGGCAAAAGCACATGCCGGAGAGCCGGTGGCGGCCCTCAAAGAGCGGCTGGTGCACGAAGCCCAGGCCATCCTGAAGGAGGATGACACCATCAACCGGCATCTGGCGGCCCACGGCCAGGTGCTCATCCCCGAGGGTGGTCGGGTGCTCACCCACTGCAACACCGGCGCCTTGGCCACCGGCGCCTACGGCACCGCCTTGGGGGTGCTCCGGGCCGCCTGGGAGGCCGGCCGGCGCTTTTCGGTGTGGGTGGATGAGACCCGGCCGCTTTTGCAGGGCGCCCGCCTCACCACCTGGGAGCTGGGGAAGATCGGCATCCCCTACACCCTCATCCCCGATGGCGCCGCCGCCTTCCTCATGCAAAAGAAGCAGGTGGATCTGGTGATCGTGGGGGCGGACCGCATTGCCGGCAATGGCGACACCGCCAACAAGATCGGCACCTACGGCCTGGCGGTCCTGGCCCGCTACCACGGGGTGCCGTTTTACGTCGCTGCGCCCCTGTCCACCTTTGACTTTGCCCTCGCCGACGGCAGCCAGATCCCGGTGGAGGAGCGGGAGCCTGATGAAGTCACCTGCCTCTGGGGGCAGCCGGTGGCGCCGCCAGGGGCCCCGGCCCTGAACCTGGCCTTTGACGTCACCCCCAACGAACTTATCAGCGGCATCATCACGGAGCGGGGCATCGCCACGCCCCCATATCCCTCCAGCCTGAAACCCTGGAAACGCAGCCAAGGATGA
- the gatB gene encoding Asp-tRNA(Asn)/Glu-tRNA(Gln) amidotransferase subunit GatB, whose product MTYEAVIGLEVHAQLLTESKIFCGCATRFGAPPNTQVCPVCLGMPGTLPVLNRKAVEYALKMALATNCRVASESVFARKNYFYPDLPKGYQISQYERPLAEQGYLDIQVNGESKRIGITRIHLEEDAGKLVHSETRPVSFVDFNRTGVPLIEIVSQPDLRTPEEAVAYLQGLRNILLYLGICDGNLEEGSLRCDANISLRPVGQAAFGTKVEIKNMNSFRFLRQALEYEMRRQRALLAEGREIVQETRLWDAAKGQTFSMRGKEEAHDYRYFPDPDLVPLRVPAEWLEEIRGSLPELPAARARRFMEDYGLPEYDAGVLTADKALADYFEAVLAVFPRPKPVSNWIMAEVLRELKKEEAGIASLKVAPEDLGRLLALVEEGAISGKIAKMVFEEMVQSGRGPEAIIRERGLSQITDAGALEAQAREILAAHPKEVADYKAGKTKVLGFFVGQLMRQTKGQANPQLANEVFRKLLSE is encoded by the coding sequence ATGACATACGAAGCGGTTATTGGCTTGGAGGTGCATGCCCAGCTCCTGACGGAGAGCAAGATCTTTTGCGGCTGTGCCACCCGCTTTGGGGCGCCGCCCAATACCCAGGTGTGTCCGGTGTGTCTGGGGATGCCGGGGACTTTGCCGGTATTGAACCGCAAGGCGGTGGAGTATGCCCTGAAGATGGCCTTGGCCACCAATTGCCGGGTGGCCTCGGAGTCGGTCTTTGCCCGCAAGAATTATTTTTATCCCGATCTCCCCAAGGGCTATCAGATCTCCCAATATGAGCGGCCGCTGGCGGAGCAGGGGTATCTGGACATCCAGGTGAACGGGGAAAGCAAGCGCATCGGCATCACCCGCATCCACCTGGAGGAGGACGCCGGCAAGCTGGTGCATAGCGAGACCCGGCCGGTGAGTTTCGTGGATTTCAACCGCACCGGCGTGCCTTTGATTGAGATTGTCAGCCAGCCGGACCTGCGCACGCCGGAGGAGGCGGTGGCATATCTTCAGGGGCTGCGCAACATTTTGCTATACCTGGGCATCTGCGACGGCAACCTGGAGGAGGGCTCGCTGCGCTGCGACGCCAATATTTCTCTCAGACCGGTGGGGCAGGCGGCCTTCGGCACCAAGGTGGAGATCAAGAACATGAACTCCTTCCGCTTCCTCCGCCAGGCCCTGGAGTATGAGATGCGGCGTCAGCGGGCCCTGTTGGCTGAGGGCCGGGAGATTGTTCAGGAGACCCGGCTGTGGGATGCGGCCAAGGGGCAGACCTTCTCCATGCGGGGCAAGGAGGAGGCCCACGACTACCGCTATTTCCCGGACCCGGACCTGGTGCCGCTCCGGGTGCCGGCGGAGTGGCTGGAGGAGATCCGCGGCTCCCTGCCGGAGCTGCCCGCGGCCCGGGCCCGGCGTTTCATGGAGGACTATGGCCTCCCGGAGTATGACGCCGGGGTGCTCACCGCCGACAAGGCCCTGGCGGATTACTTCGAGGCGGTGCTGGCCGTCTTCCCCCGGCCCAAGCCGGTGAGCAACTGGATCATGGCCGAGGTGCTGCGGGAGCTCAAAAAAGAGGAGGCCGGGATTGCCTCCCTGAAAGTGGCCCCTGAAGACCTGGGGCGGCTCCTGGCCCTGGTGGAGGAGGGGGCCATCAGCGGCAAAATCGCCAAGATGGTCTTTGAGGAAATGGTGCAAAGTGGCCGGGGCCCCGAGGCCATCATCCGGGAGCGGGGCTTAAGCCAGATCACCGACGCCGGAGCGCTGGAGGCCCAGGCCCGTGAGATCCTGGCGGCCCACCCCAAGGAGGTGGCGGACTATAAGGCCGGCAAGACCAAGGTCCTGGGCTTTTTTGTGGGCCAGCTGATGCGCCAGACCAAAGGCCAGGCCAACCCGCAGCTGGCCAACGAGGTCTTCCGGAAGCTGCTGTCCGAATAG
- a CDS encoding magnesium transporter has translation MLKPPVCDFSRYPPESAGRLLTCQVPVVSQEATIAAVERLLLTHARDFESISYVYVVDEAGCLTGVLSIKEVFQQEKRRPVAEVMVTRLATVPPAADQERVVHLALAHDLKAVPVVDEQGIFLGAVLSRTLLNTLFREASEDLLRLGGIKRSESMFDNVLKLPVVVSLEHRLPWLLLGLLGGMLAAGIIGRFEGTLEKNLILAAFIPLMVYMADAVGTQMEAFIIRDLAVNPELEFFRYFRRQFLIVTLIGLITSGALGGLSFLLYRAPRVSVVLALSLFLGIISSVVTGLVIPYLMGRLRQDPANASGPVATILQDILTVAIFFLIASWLLG, from the coding sequence ATGCTCAAGCCGCCTGTGTGCGATTTTTCCCGCTACCCGCCGGAGTCCGCCGGCAGGCTCCTGACCTGTCAGGTGCCCGTGGTCTCCCAGGAGGCCACCATCGCGGCGGTGGAGCGGCTGCTCCTCACCCACGCCCGGGATTTCGAGTCCATCAGCTATGTCTATGTGGTGGATGAGGCGGGCTGCCTCACCGGAGTGCTGTCCATCAAGGAGGTCTTTCAGCAGGAGAAGCGGCGTCCGGTGGCGGAGGTGATGGTCACTCGCCTGGCCACCGTGCCGCCGGCGGCCGACCAGGAGCGGGTGGTGCACCTGGCCCTGGCCCATGACCTCAAGGCGGTGCCCGTGGTGGATGAGCAGGGAATCTTCTTGGGCGCGGTGCTGAGCCGGACTCTGCTCAATACTCTCTTTCGGGAGGCCAGCGAGGACCTTCTGCGCCTGGGGGGCATCAAGCGTTCCGAATCCATGTTCGACAATGTGCTCAAGCTCCCGGTAGTTGTCTCCCTGGAGCACCGCCTTCCCTGGCTCCTTTTGGGGCTTTTGGGGGGGATGCTGGCCGCCGGCATCATCGGCCGTTTCGAGGGCACCCTGGAGAAGAACCTCATCCTGGCCGCCTTCATCCCCCTCATGGTGTACATGGCGGATGCCGTGGGCACGCAGATGGAGGCCTTCATCATCCGGGACCTGGCGGTGAACCCGGAGCTGGAGTTTTTCCGGTATTTCCGCCGCCAGTTCCTTATTGTCACCCTCATTGGCCTCATCACCAGCGGGGCCCTGGGGGGCTTGAGCTTCCTCCTCTACCGGGCTCCCCGGGTCTCTGTGGTATTGGCTCTGTCCCTGTTTCTCGGCATCATCTCCTCCGTGGTCACCGGCTTGGTCATTCCCTACCTCATGGGCCGCCTGCGGCAGGATCCGGCCAACGCCAGCGGCCCGGTGGCCACCATCCTCCAGGATATTTTGACCGTGGCCATCTTTTTCCTCATCGCCTCCTGGCTCCTGGGGTGA
- a CDS encoding YcaO-like family protein produces the protein MLRPLRLDDVYKGYTYDLDKVVEPGKTIAWVKERLAGLDLKILKQVVRIDSGRLDIPVYISLVDVDAMRVMPTRKQMGKGATPAQAEASALMELVERFSFFSFLEEGPLIYGRAREFGEGALPFRYLARSLFDASPAAELAERLYPDWPLYFAPATNLASGEAVLLPFHWFYLIEEFNGPAAGNCPEEAVLQGLCEVVERHVGSVISHERLPTPLIDPESATDPVVRELLDKFRRNGIRLWLRDFSLDTGIPTVGALAYDPATFPEKSEIVFTAGTTTSPEKSLARALTEIAQLAGDFHRRTSYRPTLPKYGSLKEAAYLMAEGPMVPLASLPDISHDNLRVEISRAVEALGKLGLEPLAVDLTHPGLQIPVYYLLIPGTHFLERTRNTDTLFHLARTAALYARPADALEALARLQALAPERFEVPFFLGVVQENLGEPAAALESFRRSLTLGPPAHEVASVYVHLGSCLKDLGEYDQAVAALGQARELNPELKEAHHLLGFCFFKLGAHEEAVACFERCIELDPGSGIDYANLGVNLLRLGHCREAAYVLQQALDLDPSLDFARRMLKEALG, from the coding sequence TTGAGGCCGCTTAGGCTTGATGATGTCTATAAAGGTTATACGTATGATTTGGACAAGGTGGTGGAGCCGGGGAAGACCATCGCTTGGGTGAAGGAGCGCCTGGCCGGTCTGGACCTGAAGATCCTCAAGCAGGTGGTGCGCATTGATTCGGGGCGTCTGGACATTCCGGTGTACATCAGTCTGGTGGATGTGGATGCCATGCGGGTGATGCCCACCCGCAAGCAGATGGGCAAAGGCGCCACTCCGGCCCAGGCCGAGGCCTCGGCCCTTATGGAGCTGGTGGAGCGCTTCAGTTTTTTTTCGTTTCTGGAGGAAGGCCCCTTAATTTATGGCCGGGCCCGGGAGTTCGGGGAGGGGGCCCTGCCCTTCCGGTATCTGGCCCGCTCCCTATTTGATGCTTCGCCTGCCGCCGAGCTGGCAGAGCGCCTTTACCCGGACTGGCCCCTCTATTTTGCCCCGGCCACCAATCTGGCCAGCGGCGAGGCGGTGCTCCTGCCTTTCCATTGGTTTTATCTGATTGAGGAATTCAATGGCCCGGCGGCGGGCAACTGCCCCGAGGAGGCGGTGCTTCAGGGCTTGTGTGAGGTGGTGGAGCGCCATGTGGGCTCGGTGATCAGCCACGAGCGGCTCCCCACCCCCCTCATTGACCCGGAAAGTGCCACCGACCCGGTGGTGCGGGAGCTGTTGGACAAGTTCCGGCGCAACGGCATCAGGCTGTGGCTCCGGGATTTCTCCTTGGACACCGGCATCCCCACGGTGGGGGCCCTGGCCTATGATCCGGCCACCTTCCCGGAAAAGAGCGAGATCGTCTTCACCGCCGGCACCACCACCAGCCCGGAGAAGTCCCTGGCCCGGGCCCTGACCGAGATCGCCCAGCTGGCGGGGGATTTTCACCGCCGCACCAGCTACCGGCCCACCCTGCCCAAATACGGGAGCCTTAAGGAGGCGGCTTATCTCATGGCCGAGGGGCCCATGGTGCCTTTGGCGAGCCTTCCCGACATTTCCCATGACAACCTCAGGGTGGAAATTTCCCGGGCGGTGGAGGCGTTAGGCAAGCTGGGTCTGGAGCCCCTGGCGGTGGATCTCACCCATCCGGGGCTGCAGATCCCGGTGTATTACCTGCTCATTCCCGGCACGCATTTCCTGGAGCGCACCCGCAATACCGACACCCTTTTCCATCTGGCCCGGACCGCGGCCCTCTATGCCCGGCCCGCCGACGCCCTGGAGGCTTTGGCCCGCTTGCAGGCCCTGGCCCCGGAGCGCTTCGAGGTGCCCTTCTTTTTGGGGGTGGTGCAGGAGAACCTGGGAGAGCCCGCCGCGGCCCTGGAGTCCTTCCGGCGCTCCCTCACGTTGGGGCCGCCGGCCCACGAGGTGGCCAGCGTCTATGTGCACCTGGGCTCCTGCCTTAAGGACCTGGGAGAGTATGACCAGGCGGTGGCGGCTCTTGGACAAGCCCGGGAGCTCAACCCCGAGCTCAAGGAGGCCCACCATCTCCTGGGCTTCTGCTTCTTCAAGCTGGGGGCGCATGAGGAGGCGGTGGCCTGCTTTGAGCGCTGCATCGAGCTGGACCCCGGCTCCGGCATCGACTATGCCAACCTGGGGGTGAACCTGCTCCGGCTGGGGCACTGCCGGGAGGCGGCCTATGTGCTCCAGCAGGCCCTGGACCTGGACCCCTCCCTGGACTTCGCCCGCCGGATGCTGAAGGAGGCCCTGGGCTGA
- a CDS encoding L,D-transpeptidase family protein, whose protein sequence is MRRLVSLLTLVAAVSLALPAWGSGPFNIRLPRSPQGVDPEAVTVVGEVRKYTIKKGDSLLELARDFGLGYHDLAVLHRQYDPFIPPAGAVITVPTKWIIPDNRGRNIIVNTGQMRLYFYQNNATQVYTYPIGMGVLDFKTPTGVFRVVEKKVKPAWHIPKSLQAKYGMTVMPPGPDNPLGDYKLTLSWGDYGIHGTHMPLGVGRLVSHGCTRMYPEHIKELFPKVPVGATVEYIYEPALVGFKHGRIFLSIHEDFYFKIRSMLLHVLSLLENKGLAEQVDMRKVMQAVEEQNGLPVDITRTGASSYWSRME, encoded by the coding sequence ATGCGGCGTCTTGTTTCGTTGCTGACCCTGGTCGCGGCCGTGAGCCTGGCCCTCCCGGCCTGGGGCTCCGGCCCCTTTAACATCCGCCTGCCCCGCAGCCCGCAGGGCGTGGACCCGGAGGCCGTCACCGTGGTGGGGGAGGTGCGCAAATACACCATCAAAAAAGGGGACAGTCTCTTGGAGCTGGCCCGGGACTTCGGTCTGGGCTACCACGACCTGGCGGTCCTGCACCGCCAATACGACCCCTTCATCCCCCCCGCCGGGGCGGTGATCACCGTGCCCACCAAGTGGATCATCCCGGATAACCGGGGCCGGAACATCATCGTCAATACCGGCCAGATGCGCCTTTACTTCTACCAGAACAACGCCACCCAGGTATATACCTACCCCATCGGCATGGGCGTGCTGGATTTCAAGACCCCCACCGGCGTCTTCCGGGTGGTGGAAAAGAAGGTGAAACCCGCCTGGCACATCCCCAAAAGCCTGCAGGCGAAATACGGCATGACGGTGATGCCCCCCGGGCCGGACAACCCCCTGGGCGACTACAAGCTCACCCTCTCCTGGGGCGATTACGGCATCCACGGCACCCACATGCCCCTGGGGGTGGGCCGCCTGGTGAGCCACGGCTGCACCCGCATGTACCCGGAGCACATCAAGGAACTCTTCCCCAAGGTGCCGGTGGGGGCTACGGTGGAATACATCTACGAGCCGGCCCTGGTGGGCTTCAAACACGGCCGCATCTTCCTCTCCATACACGAGGACTTCTACTTCAAGATCCGCTCCATGCTCCTGCACGTGCTCAGCCTGCTGGAAAACAAAGGCCTGGCGGAACAGGTGGACATGCGCAAGGTGATGCAGGCAGTGGAAGAACAAAACGGCCTGCCGGTGGACATCACCCGCACCGGCGCGTCCTCCTATTGGAGCCGGATGGAGTAA
- a CDS encoding sulfide-dependent adenosine diphosphate thiazole synthase — protein MALDEILITRAIIERYTEKLLANLDVDVAIVGGGPSGLTPAWILASKGWKVAVFERKLSIGGGMWGGGMMFNELVFQEEAKPILDELGVRLKPAYPGYFTADAIETVTTLASKTVQAGATIFNCISAEDVMVRDDRVCGLVLSWTAVEIAGLHVDPLTIRAKCVVDATGHDIEVVKIFLKKNQPVSLFTPTGGIGGERSMWAEVGEKETVAHTKEIYPGLFVSGMAATATHGTYRMGPIFGGMFLSGKKVADLIHERLTAEW, from the coding sequence ATGGCGCTGGACGAAATCCTCATCACCCGGGCCATCATCGAACGTTACACCGAGAAGCTGCTTGCCAACCTGGATGTGGACGTGGCCATCGTGGGCGGCGGCCCCTCCGGCCTCACCCCCGCCTGGATCCTGGCCTCCAAGGGCTGGAAAGTGGCCGTCTTCGAGCGCAAGCTCTCCATCGGCGGCGGCATGTGGGGCGGCGGCATGATGTTCAACGAGCTGGTCTTCCAGGAAGAGGCCAAACCCATCCTGGACGAGCTGGGAGTGCGCCTGAAGCCCGCCTATCCCGGCTACTTCACCGCCGACGCCATCGAAACCGTCACCACCCTGGCCTCCAAGACCGTCCAGGCCGGGGCCACCATCTTCAACTGCATCAGCGCCGAAGACGTCATGGTGCGGGACGACCGGGTCTGCGGGCTCGTCCTCTCCTGGACCGCAGTGGAGATCGCCGGCCTGCACGTGGACCCCCTCACCATCCGGGCCAAATGCGTGGTGGACGCCACCGGCCACGATATTGAGGTGGTGAAGATCTTTCTGAAGAAAAACCAGCCCGTGAGCCTCTTCACGCCCACCGGCGGCATCGGCGGCGAACGCTCCATGTGGGCCGAGGTGGGGGAAAAGGAGACCGTGGCCCATACCAAGGAGATCTACCCCGGCCTCTTTGTCTCCGGCATGGCCGCCACCGCCACCCACGGCACCTACCGCATGGGCCCCATCTTCGGCGGCATGTTCCTCTCCGGCAAAAAAGTCGCCGACCTCATCCACGAACGCCTCACCGCCGAGTGGTGA
- the polA gene encoding DNA polymerase I — protein MAGAGKVLFLLDISSYIYRAFHAIRGLSTSQGLPTNAAFGVTSMLLKVLKERRPEYLALVFDTKAPTFRHVAYPEYKAHRPPMPEELSVQLPYIQQIIQAFNLPAVEADGFEADDLICTLAKKARAAGWEVEIVSGDRDLLPCLTDGVSMWDPMRDVRYDPAAIREKYGLTPQELAEVKALAGDPSDNIPGVPGIGEKTALKLIQQFHTVENLLAHLEEVPEKRLREKLAQYADQARLSRELVRLSEAAPVEFAPERFRPGTPDREALRRLFLELEFTRFTQELGFDSTLAEAFRLVTKPGELAEIGQAIRASGELAVYFLLGEGHPVAAPVAGVGLSWQPKVGAYVPFGSDLPPETLWRELGPLLQDPAIRKISADLKTLWLLGRRFGAQPAGLVGDILLASYLLNPARYEQTVENVALHHLGINLPGPRELLGRPAQAADLPPELALTYAGGRAEVSLELWPKLAEELKREGLGELYDTLELPLIPVLGAMEEAGILVDQEFLRRFGQDLDRQMQRLEGEIYELAGESFLINSPQQLGRILFDKLKLTPQKKTKGKTAYSTDMEVLQTLAAEAPIAAKVLEYRTLGKLKATYVEALLKLVHTDGRIHTTFLQSVAATGRLSSRDPNLQNIPVRGELGGQIRQAFIAPPGWQLLGADYSQMELRLLAHFSEDPVLLAAFQEGVDIHRQTAAVVFGIHPELVTPEMRRQAKVINFGIIYGMSAFGLAKQLGVGNRLAQDFIQRYFAKHTKVKEYLEGTLKTAREQGWVTTLLGRRRQIPQITSSNRLVRQEAERSAINTPLQGSAADLIKKAMLEVDRALRQQGSGARLLLQLHDELLLEVPGAEVKSVARLVKQAMEGVASLKVPLVVDLRVGSNWGEMSPLR, from the coding sequence ATGGCGGGCGCGGGCAAGGTCTTGTTTCTCCTGGACATCAGCTCCTATATCTACCGGGCCTTCCATGCCATCCGGGGCCTCTCCACTTCCCAGGGACTGCCCACCAACGCCGCCTTCGGGGTCACCAGCATGCTCCTCAAGGTGCTGAAAGAGCGGCGGCCGGAATATCTGGCCCTGGTCTTCGACACCAAGGCCCCCACCTTCCGCCATGTGGCCTACCCGGAGTACAAGGCCCACCGCCCGCCCATGCCCGAGGAGCTCTCGGTGCAGCTCCCTTATATTCAGCAGATCATCCAGGCCTTCAATCTGCCGGCGGTGGAGGCGGATGGCTTTGAGGCCGACGACCTCATCTGCACCCTGGCCAAGAAGGCCCGGGCCGCCGGCTGGGAGGTGGAGATCGTCTCCGGCGACCGGGATCTTTTGCCCTGCCTCACCGACGGGGTGAGCATGTGGGACCCCATGCGGGACGTGCGCTATGACCCCGCGGCCATCCGGGAGAAATACGGCCTCACACCCCAGGAGCTGGCGGAGGTCAAGGCCCTGGCGGGCGACCCCAGCGACAACATCCCCGGGGTGCCCGGCATCGGGGAAAAGACCGCCCTCAAGCTCATCCAGCAGTTTCACACGGTGGAAAACCTCCTGGCCCACCTGGAGGAGGTGCCGGAAAAACGGCTGCGGGAGAAGCTGGCCCAATACGCCGACCAGGCCCGCCTCAGCCGGGAGCTGGTGCGCTTAAGCGAGGCCGCGCCGGTGGAGTTCGCGCCGGAGCGCTTCCGCCCCGGCACCCCCGACCGGGAGGCCTTGCGCCGCCTCTTTCTGGAGCTGGAATTCACTCGCTTCACCCAGGAGCTGGGTTTCGACTCCACCTTGGCCGAGGCCTTCCGCCTGGTCACCAAGCCTGGGGAGCTGGCAGAGATCGGCCAGGCCATCCGGGCCAGCGGGGAGCTGGCAGTCTATTTTCTCCTGGGGGAGGGCCACCCGGTGGCCGCGCCGGTGGCCGGAGTGGGCCTCTCCTGGCAGCCCAAGGTAGGGGCCTATGTGCCCTTCGGTTCGGACCTGCCCCCGGAGACTCTCTGGCGGGAGCTGGGCCCCCTCCTGCAAGATCCCGCCATTCGCAAGATCAGCGCCGACCTTAAGACCCTCTGGCTCCTGGGACGGCGCTTCGGCGCGCAACCCGCAGGTTTGGTGGGGGATATTTTGCTCGCCTCCTACCTCCTCAATCCGGCCCGCTACGAGCAGACCGTAGAAAACGTGGCCCTGCACCACCTGGGGATCAATCTGCCAGGGCCCCGGGAACTCCTGGGGCGGCCGGCCCAGGCGGCGGACCTGCCCCCGGAGCTGGCCCTCACCTATGCCGGCGGCCGGGCCGAGGTCTCCCTGGAGCTCTGGCCCAAGCTGGCCGAGGAGCTCAAACGGGAGGGCCTGGGTGAGCTCTATGACACCCTGGAGCTCCCCCTCATCCCGGTTTTGGGGGCCATGGAAGAGGCAGGCATTCTGGTGGACCAGGAGTTTCTGCGCCGCTTCGGCCAGGACCTGGACCGCCAGATGCAACGGCTGGAAGGCGAGATCTACGAGCTGGCGGGGGAGAGCTTCCTCATCAACTCCCCCCAGCAGCTGGGGCGCATCCTCTTTGACAAGCTGAAGCTGACGCCGCAAAAGAAGACCAAGGGCAAGACCGCCTACTCCACCGACATGGAGGTCCTCCAGACCCTGGCGGCGGAGGCCCCCATCGCCGCCAAGGTGCTGGAGTATCGCACCCTGGGGAAGCTCAAGGCCACCTATGTGGAGGCCCTCCTCAAGCTGGTGCACACCGACGGCCGCATCCACACCACCTTCCTCCAGTCGGTGGCGGCCACCGGGCGCCTCTCCAGCCGGGATCCCAATCTCCAGAACATCCCGGTCCGGGGCGAGCTGGGGGGGCAGATCCGCCAGGCCTTCATTGCGCCGCCGGGCTGGCAGCTTCTGGGCGCCGACTACTCCCAGATGGAGCTTCGGCTTCTGGCCCACTTCTCCGAAGACCCGGTCTTGCTGGCCGCCTTTCAGGAAGGGGTGGACATCCACCGGCAGACGGCGGCGGTGGTCTTCGGCATCCACCCGGAGCTGGTGACCCCGGAGATGCGCCGCCAGGCCAAGGTCATCAACTTCGGCATCATCTACGGCATGAGCGCCTTCGGCCTGGCCAAGCAGCTGGGGGTGGGCAACCGCCTGGCCCAGGACTTCATCCAGCGCTATTTCGCCAAGCATACCAAGGTGAAGGAATACCTGGAGGGCACCCTCAAGACCGCCCGGGAGCAGGGCTGGGTCACCACGCTTTTGGGCCGGCGGCGGCAGATTCCCCAGATCACCAGCAGCAACCGGCTGGTGCGCCAGGAGGCGGAGCGCAGCGCCATCAACACGCCGCTTCAGGGCTCCGCCGCGGACCTCATCAAGAAGGCCATGCTGGAGGTGGACCGGGCCCTGCGCCAGCAGGGGAGCGGCGCCCGCCTGCTCTTGCAGCTCCATGACGAACTCCTCCTGGAGGTCCCCGGAGCCGAAGTGAAAAGTGTGGCCCGGCTGGTGAAACAGGCCATGGAGGGGGTGGCCAGCCTGAAGGTGCCCCTGGTGGTGGACCTCCGGGTGGGGTCCAACTGGGGGGAGATGTCACCCTTACGGTGA